One Microplitis mediator isolate UGA2020A chromosome 3, iyMicMedi2.1, whole genome shotgun sequence DNA segment encodes these proteins:
- the LOC130666157 gene encoding PX domain-containing protein kinase-like protein isoform X2: MALFEKKHTNKVLLDDTETLTSVIENARTIDGHTEYVIRTQRGPLPEKSWRVSRRYNDFVQLNGALSASGLDLPFPPKKIIGNMDVEFISQRQIALQNYLNVVLMNPILASSLPMKHFLDPNNYAIPLHEIALQQVSLALRSDANFEIGKPIADMGWRLRKHYYTVKNRQNVKQELLLAWVEFGPDKHLHDRDIHGVFKSLGTLKHNCIEGIVHQHVSENGALTIRNFYSNGTLRDVLCNSKPKQPFIKKYGNPKQTKSLITSEIATYAYQILEALSYLAEKGLPYGHLHTGNVLITPTGAKLLDIENGLLGLPAFYRPYVVQRRKLHATTQVDVYSFGHVLYEMAFGRPLLEATCTDIPCCDVHLKNLLEVILSPEALKQDLPTIPRLIEHPFFENPRRASALSAGSIEKPHFKLSSHLKDALLEAANKAEQRLRDEQKVVRHQKRLVKVQELMSSEEEMKKRKQKLKKETKLAQEQQSSSQHATEVKQINGKSPERSDSPTSTSTTTSVGTFTPPSHAGHRS, translated from the exons ATGGctttatttgagaaaaaacACACAAATAAAGTGTTGTTAGATGATACAGAAACATTGACGAGCGTAATTGAAAATGCAAGAACTATTGATGGTCATACG gaatacGTAATCAGAACACAGAGAGGTCCTTTACCCGAAAAATCGTGGCGTGTTAGCAGACGATACAATGATTTTGTACAACTCAATGGAGCACTTTCTGCATCGGGCTTGGACCTGCCTTTTccacctaaaaaaattattggtaatATGGATGTAGAATTTATATCACAACGACAAATCGCCTTGcaaaattacttgaacgtcGTACTAATGAATCCCATATTAGCTTCGTCGTTGCCTATGAAGCATTTCCTTGATCCCAATAATTATGCCATTCCACTACATG aaatagcATTGCAACAAGTGTCTTTAGCACTAAGAAGTGATGCCAATTTTGAAATCGGAAAGCCGATAGCGGATATGGGATGGAGGTTAAGGAAACACTattacactgttaaaaatcgACAGAATGTAAAGCAGGAACTGCTTCTAGCTTGGGTGGAATTCGGACCCGACAAGCACTTGCATGACAGAGACATTCACGGTGTCTTCAAAAGTCTCGGAACTCTGAAGCATAATTGCATCGAGGGTATAGTTCATCAGCATGTGTCAGAAAACGGTGCCCTgacaattagaaatttttatagcaaCGGCACCTTGCGCGACGTTCTCTGTAATTCGAAACCAAAGCAAccgttcattaaaaaatacggtaatccaAAGCAGACAAAGTCACTGATAACATCGGAAATTGCAACGTACGCGTATCAGATTCTTGAGGCACTGAGTTATCTCGCTGAAAAAGGGCTGCCTTATGGACATTTACACACCGGAAATGTTCTTATCACACCAACAGGAGCTAAATTACTGGATATAGAAAATGGGTTATTAGGTTTACCAGCATTCTATCGCCCTTATGTCGTTCAACGGCGGAAACTCCATGCTACAACTCAAGTTGACGTCTATTCATTCGGTCATGTTTTGTATGAAATGGCTTTTGGTAGACCGCTTTTGGAGGCAACTTGCACTGACATTCCCTGCTGTGATGTTCACCTGAAAAATCTTTTGGAAGTGATACTTTCGCCTGAAGCACTGAAACAAGATCTTCCGACTATTCCTCGGCTTATAGAGCACCCGTTCTTTGAAAATCCAAGACGTGCTTCTGCGTTATCAGCGGGTAGTATTGAAAAGCCGCACTTTAAATTAAGTAGTCATCTTAAGGATGCTCTGTTGGAAGCAGCCAATAAGGCGGAGCAAAGACTGAGAGATGAACAGAAAGTTGTAAGGCATCAGAAGAGACTTGTGAAGGTCCAGGAATTGATGAGTTCGGAAGAGGAGATGAAAaaacgaaaacaaaaattg aaaaaagaAACTAAGTTGGCTCAAGAACAACAATCGTCAAGCCAACATGCTACTGAAGTTAAACAAATCAATGGCAAAAGTCCGGAAAGGTCTGATAGTCCTACGAGTACATCCACGACAACTAGCGTTGGTACTTTTACGCCTCCGTCAcacg CTGGGCACAGAAGTTGA
- the LOC130666159 gene encoding tafazzin, protein MTMADSNYERVDVFFRGNFPSKAAAFARKRRTFSFLLFCAYSSKRTMVYDIKWIIPKLKSPTKLWNFASTLTFAAVGIVSKIIINWLNKTTVYNGHILTNALDKRPRNVPLITVSNHHSCFDDPGIWATLDFRHVLKRRTMRWSLAAHDICFTNSWHSYFFMLGKCIPIVRGDGVYQEAINFCIEKLGCGDWIHVFPEGKVNMIKEHIRLKWGIGRLILESPITPIVVPIYHVGMDDVLPNEPPYIIKFNKKVTISYGEPIDFSELLAELRASNADEVQARKVITDRIDAEILRLKIKTEELHVKL, encoded by the exons ATGACGATGGCTGACTCGAATTACGAAAGAGTAGACGTTTTTTTCAGGGGCAATTTTCCAAGCAAGGCCGCTGCGTTCGCTAGAAAACGTCgaacattttcatttttgttattCTGTGCATACAGCAGCAAACGCACGATGGTCTACGACATTAAGTGGATTATACCAAAGTTAAAAAGTCCAACCAAGCTATGGAATTTTGCAAGTACCCTTACCTTTGCTGCAGTAGGAATtgtttcgaaaataataatca atTGGCTCAATAAGACGACAGTTTATAACGGACACATTCTCACAAATGCGTTGGACAAGAGGCCACGGAATGTCCCACTCATAACAGTCTCCAATCATCATAGCTGCTTTGATGATCCTGGCATATGGG caACTCTGGATTTTCGGCATGTACTGAAAAGGCGGACAATGAGATGGTCACTGGCAGCACACGATATTTGTTTTACAAACTCGTGGcattcgtatttttttatgttaggAAAGTGCATACCGATAGTCAGAGGCGATGGAGTCTATCAAGAAgccataaatttttgtatagaaaaattaggCTGCGGTGACTGGATCCATGTTTTCCCAGAGGGAAAAGTAAATATGATAAAGGAACACATAAG GTTAAAATGGGGAATAGGAAGACTAATACTTGAATCACCTATCACACCTATTGTCGTGCCAATTTATCATGTAGGAATGGATGATGTATTACCCAATGAACCGCCTTACATcattaagtttaataaaaaggTTACCATTAGTTACGGAGAGCCAATAGACTTTAGTGAATTATTAGCGGAATTACGGGCATCTAATGCTGATGAAGTGCAAGCAAGGAAAGTCATTACTGATCGTATTGATGCTGAAATTCTCAG attaaaaataaaaaccgaaGAATTGCATGTTAAACTTTGA
- the LOC130666157 gene encoding PX domain-containing protein kinase-like protein isoform X1 produces MALFEKKHTNKVLLDDTETLTSVIENARTIDGHTEYVIRTQRGPLPEKSWRVSRRYNDFVQLNGALSASGLDLPFPPKKIIGNMDVEFISQRQIALQNYLNVVLMNPILASSLPMKHFLDPNNYAIPLHEIALQQVSLALRSDANFEIGKPIADMGWRLRKHYYTVKNRQNVKQELLLAWVEFGPDKHLHDRDIHGVFKSLGTLKHNCIEGIVHQHVSENGALTIRNFYSNGTLRDVLCNSKPKQPFIKKYGNPKQTKSLITSEIATYAYQILEALSYLAEKGLPYGHLHTGNVLITPTGAKLLDIENGLLGLPAFYRPYVVQRRKLHATTQVDVYSFGHVLYEMAFGRPLLEATCTDIPCCDVHLKNLLEVILSPEALKQDLPTIPRLIEHPFFENPRRASALSAGSIEKPHFKLSSHLKDALLEAANKAEQRLRDEQKVVRHQKRLVKVQELMSSEEEMKKRKQKLKKETKLAQEQQSSSQHATEVKQINGKSPERSDSPTSTSTTTSVGTFTPPSHGFTKISSNTTSVKNNEKNNVPFTEASSGAVDTPSSGANDRSALLGSICNFNKSKLRKITNGNN; encoded by the exons ATGGctttatttgagaaaaaacACACAAATAAAGTGTTGTTAGATGATACAGAAACATTGACGAGCGTAATTGAAAATGCAAGAACTATTGATGGTCATACG gaatacGTAATCAGAACACAGAGAGGTCCTTTACCCGAAAAATCGTGGCGTGTTAGCAGACGATACAATGATTTTGTACAACTCAATGGAGCACTTTCTGCATCGGGCTTGGACCTGCCTTTTccacctaaaaaaattattggtaatATGGATGTAGAATTTATATCACAACGACAAATCGCCTTGcaaaattacttgaacgtcGTACTAATGAATCCCATATTAGCTTCGTCGTTGCCTATGAAGCATTTCCTTGATCCCAATAATTATGCCATTCCACTACATG aaatagcATTGCAACAAGTGTCTTTAGCACTAAGAAGTGATGCCAATTTTGAAATCGGAAAGCCGATAGCGGATATGGGATGGAGGTTAAGGAAACACTattacactgttaaaaatcgACAGAATGTAAAGCAGGAACTGCTTCTAGCTTGGGTGGAATTCGGACCCGACAAGCACTTGCATGACAGAGACATTCACGGTGTCTTCAAAAGTCTCGGAACTCTGAAGCATAATTGCATCGAGGGTATAGTTCATCAGCATGTGTCAGAAAACGGTGCCCTgacaattagaaatttttatagcaaCGGCACCTTGCGCGACGTTCTCTGTAATTCGAAACCAAAGCAAccgttcattaaaaaatacggtaatccaAAGCAGACAAAGTCACTGATAACATCGGAAATTGCAACGTACGCGTATCAGATTCTTGAGGCACTGAGTTATCTCGCTGAAAAAGGGCTGCCTTATGGACATTTACACACCGGAAATGTTCTTATCACACCAACAGGAGCTAAATTACTGGATATAGAAAATGGGTTATTAGGTTTACCAGCATTCTATCGCCCTTATGTCGTTCAACGGCGGAAACTCCATGCTACAACTCAAGTTGACGTCTATTCATTCGGTCATGTTTTGTATGAAATGGCTTTTGGTAGACCGCTTTTGGAGGCAACTTGCACTGACATTCCCTGCTGTGATGTTCACCTGAAAAATCTTTTGGAAGTGATACTTTCGCCTGAAGCACTGAAACAAGATCTTCCGACTATTCCTCGGCTTATAGAGCACCCGTTCTTTGAAAATCCAAGACGTGCTTCTGCGTTATCAGCGGGTAGTATTGAAAAGCCGCACTTTAAATTAAGTAGTCATCTTAAGGATGCTCTGTTGGAAGCAGCCAATAAGGCGGAGCAAAGACTGAGAGATGAACAGAAAGTTGTAAGGCATCAGAAGAGACTTGTGAAGGTCCAGGAATTGATGAGTTCGGAAGAGGAGATGAAAaaacgaaaacaaaaattg aaaaaagaAACTAAGTTGGCTCAAGAACAACAATCGTCAAGCCAACATGCTACTGAAGTTAAACAAATCAATGGCAAAAGTCCGGAAAGGTCTGATAGTCCTACGAGTACATCCACGACAACTAGCGTTGGTACTTTTACGCCTCCGTCAcacg gTTTTACGAAAATATCAAGCAACACAACGTccgtaaaaaataatgaaaaaaacaatGTGCCATTCACGGAAGCATCTAGTGGTGCTGTAGATACACCAAGTTCAGGTGCGAATGATCGGTCTGCCTTATTAGGCAGTATATGTAACTTTAACAAATCTAAATTACGTAAAATTACTAATGGAAATAATTag